The proteins below are encoded in one region of Pieris rapae chromosome W, ilPieRapa1.1, whole genome shotgun sequence:
- the LOC123690433 gene encoding uncharacterized protein LOC123690433, producing the protein MDTDEAMTPEGSPSRNDEFQRKRSRSSSKAAANSKRGKKRSKKKRKVSSSSSSSNSESPRSSRCASKRRSKEKGSWSTEQVLDIFNTLQGHKCKTSNLNNNLLNNVIPEFDPSSKTQNIDCWIRKVNECALIYEWDEKQTIHFALQKLSGLAKKWFEALPSVVFNWSEWQDKLTRAFPNEQNYGRLLEEMLSRSTRSNESLREYFYDKLTLLNRFEIRGKKAVDCIIHGILDTSIRSSAQALTCREPEDLLNFLSSQRPILENKTFNRKRSDNTIVRTGNTASSSGESLLTCFNCRSKGHPYLRCPKPLTKCVKCHRVGHNSDNCKLEPLILRNEPKQTDNQDRKILTISTLNNNSDKFYKTVKVNDKSVTAFIDFGSECSLIRESDAQSLNLTKNSTELPVIKGFGNSKVFPVYRTNVDLKLDEVEVNVELLVVSNHFLQSALLIGQNVTELPCVTVFKNSRQLTFYQSPDIDTIPEPVKCLKLNLDNDTDISLSRLVEATASDADFCGDIYIEGYCNGEPRKEHYLHQGIYRVVDGKCYLPVTNLSGQNLTLSKKCPIAKGTCFVEKDSIHVNKVTKNNSEYEPLLISDINVGPQVNKEALVRLHSLLLNYRDCFAFNLGEIGCISSTKMKIDLLDDKPVVYRPYRLSFSERGQVKEIINDLLQNDIIQESNSNYASPILLNVHEVRQFLGLAGYFRKFIKSFGEIARPLTNLLKKGNVFKWTDKEFHSFNTLKDKLIDRPVLALYNPNFETELHTDASSLGVGGILMQWQLESRALKPIAYFSRQTTPEERHLHSYELETLAIVCSLKKFRVYLLGIEFKIITDCPFKIAKILGNDRYKIVEIPGFSKRKNKFDSVVAVDRICPWININVSEHNDNLDAVASSSSTSDSESNKSDK; encoded by the exons aTGGATACTGATGAAGCGATGACTCCCGAAGGCTCGCCTTCTCGAAATGATGAATTTCAGAGAAAGCGTTCACGGTCTTCCTCCAAGGCAGCAGCTAACTCTAAGAGAGGCAAAAAGCGATCAAAGAAGAAACGCAAAGTGTCTTCCAGCTCCTCCTCCTCCAACAGTGAGTCACCCCGTAGTTCACGGTGTGCAAGTAAGAGACGATCCAAGGAAAAAGGTAGTTGGTCTACTGAACAGGTActggatatatttaataccctTCAAGGGCATAAGTGCAAgacaagtaatttaaataataatcttctcAACAATGTAATACCAGAATTTGATCCGTCAAGTAAAACTCAGAATATCGACTGTTGGATTAGGAAAGTAAATGAATGTGCTTTAATCTATGAATGGGACGAGAAGCAGACCATACATTTTGCTCTGCAGAAACTGTCTGGCTTGGCAAAGAAGTGGTTCGAAGCCCTTCCTAGCGTTGTTTTCAATTGGTCAGAGTGGCAGGACAAACTTACAAGAGCTTTCCCAAATGAGCAAAATTATGGTCGGCTTCTCGAAGAAATGTTATCTCGCAGTACTCGTAGTAACGAAAGTTTACGTGAGTACTTCTACGATAAGTTAACGTTATTGAACAGATTTGAAATAAGAGGCAAAAAGGCCGTCGATTGTATTATCCACGGAATACTAGATACATCTATTAGAAGCAGTGCACAGGCACTGACTTGTCGCGAACCAGAAGACTTGTTGAATTTTCTAAGCTCCCAACGTcctatattagaaaataaaacattcaataggAAACGTAGCGATAATACGATAGTTCGAACGGGTAACACTGCATCATCCTCAGGCGAAAGTTTGTTAACTTGTTTCAATTGCCGCTCAAAGGGACACCCTTACCTTCGATGCCCTAAACCTCTTACGAAATGTGTAAAATGCCATCGGGTAGGCCACAACAGCGATAATTGTAAACTAGAGCCGTTGATCTTGCGAAATGAGCCTAAACAAACGGATAACCAGGATAgaaaaattttaactatatctACCCTCAATAACAACAGcgacaaattttacaaaacggTTAAGGTAAACGATAAGTCTGTAACTGCATTTATTGATTTCGGCAGTGAATGTAGTTTAATCAGGGAATCTGATGCTCAAAGTctgaatttaactaaaaactcAACGGAGTTGCCAGTAATCAAAGGGTTCGGGAACTCTAAAGTATTTCCAGTATATAGGACCAACGTCGATTTGAAATTAGATGAAGTTGAGGTTAATGTAGAGTTACTGGTGGTTAGCAATCATTTCCTTCAGTCGGCTTTACTTATTGGTCAAAATGTTACTGAACTTCCTTGTGTTACAGTATTTAAGAATAGTCGTCAGTTAACTTTTTACCAGAGCCCTGATATCGATACCATACCAGAGCCGGTAAAATGTTTGAAGTTAAATCTTGATAACGATACCGACATTTCATTATCACGGTTAGTTGAAGCTACCGCATCTGACGCTGACTTCTGTggagatatttatattgaaggtTACTGTAATGGTGAGCCTAGGAAAGAGCATTATTTGCACCAGGGAATTTATAGGGTTGTTGATGGAAAGTGCTATTTGCCCGTGACAAATTTATCTGGTCAAAATCTTACATTATCCAAGAAATGCCCTATTGCTAAAGGAACTTGTTTTGTTGAAAAAGATAGTATCcatgtaaataaagtaaccAAAAATAATTCGGAATATGAGCCTTTACTAATATCTGACATAAATGTTGGTCCTCAAGTTAACAAAGAGGCATTAGTTAGACTTCATTCGCTTTTACTCAATTATCGAGATTGCTTTGCATTTAATTTAGGAGAAATAGGTTGTATCAGCTcaactaaaatgaaaatagaCTTATTGGATGACAAACCTGTAGTTTACCGACCGTATAGATTATCCTTTTCGGAAAGAGGTCAGGTTAAGGAGATAATAAACGACTTGTTGcaaaatgatattatacaaGAGTCTAATTCAAATTATGCCAGTCCTATTTTATTG AACGTACATGAAGTCCGTCAGTTTTTGGGACTAGCaggatattttagaaaatttatcaaaagttTCGGTGAGATAGCCAGGCCTCTTACCAACTTACTCAAGAAgggtaatgtttttaaatggacAGATAAAGAATTTCATTCGTTTAATACCTTAAAAGATAAGTTAATTGACCGACCAGTTTTAGCTCTATACAATCCTAATTTTGAAACTGAGTTGCATACGGATGCAAGTTCTCTAGGCGTGGGTGGGATATTGATGCAATGGCAGCTGGAGTCGCGTGCTCTCAAGCCAATTGCTTACTTTAGCCGGCAAACCACCCCGGAAGAGCGTCACTTGCACTCTTATGAACTCGAGACCCTTGCAATTGTTTGTTCGTTAAAGAAATTTAGGGTATATTTGTTGGGGATTGAGTTCAAAATTATAACAGACT GCCCCTTCAAAATAGCAAAAATTTTGGGCAATGATAGGTATAAAATTGTCGAAATACCTGGCTTTAgtaaacgcaaaaataaattcgataGTGTGGTTGCGGTAGACAGGATTTGCCCGTGGATCAATATAAATGTGTCCGaacataatgataatttagatGCAGTAGCTAGCAGCAGTAGTACGTCTGATAGCGAAAGTAACAAAAGTGACAAATAA